One window of the Trifolium pratense cultivar HEN17-A07 linkage group LG2, ARS_RC_1.1, whole genome shotgun sequence genome contains the following:
- the LOC123908244 gene encoding uncharacterized protein LOC123908244 — translation MLPKMFSADFRHKIYRFATLVDPFANQFEVLVEKINNNIYLTHGWYALKDFYNINCIEAWVTLVYTGRGQFGIILRDRFRAVIDPPKFEPPMKFKLYKSRVGSDFVADLLEDTNLLSYTHEIGVDDITFEKKLSAYDITTKFLMVPYEEFGEKAFKKKMTTIEIVDDSGNIWKCIIICGSFQYKHYKIGGEWKRLVAARRIDVGDMIKLHCDVLGKDDHLYIKLNR, via the exons ATGCTTCCGAAGATGTTTTCTGCTGATTTTCGACACAAAATTTATCGTTTTGCAACTTTGGTAGATCCGTTCGCGAATCAATTTGAAGTATTAGtcgaaaaaattaacaataatatttaTCTAACGCATGGCTGGTATgctttaaaagatttttacaaTATCAACTGTATCGAGGCTTGGGTTACATTGGTATACACCGGAAGAGGACAATTTGGTATAATTTTAAGGGATAGGTTTCGTGCAGTTATAGATCCACCAAAATTTGAACCTCCtatgaaattcaaattatatAAATCGCGTGTTGGGTCTGACTTTGTAGCTGATCTCCTAGAAGATACGAATCTTCTGTCGTATACTCATGAAATTGGTGTTGATGACATCACTTTCGAGAAAAAATTAAGTGCTTATGACattaccacaaagtttttg ATGGTACCGTATGAAGAGTTTGGTGAGAAAGCTTTTAAGAAGAAAATGACTACAATTGAGATTGTTGATGACTCTGGAAACATATGGAAGTGTATTATCATATGTGGTTCTTTTCAATACAAACATTATAAGATTGGTGGCGAGTGGAAAAGATTGGTGGCGGCAAGGAGAATTGATGTCGGCGACATGAT
- the LOC123905267 gene encoding uncharacterized protein LOC123905267: MDQEGQDQAALREDVDAMKVKMDKMLELVQALVNNHQPAATAPNANWPEYGLPAGYTPPEEDGGVPPPPEPVVIPVSNEVPSAQGARASTEPNTSEIVQPTQTPPTLEADQGDKYKALEERLKAIEGVSAFGFDASNMCLVPDVVVPPKFKAPDFDKYKGTGCPKIHIKRFYTKMAAHASNEKLLIHIFQDSLSGASLDWYMQLERAQIKTWKDLVDAFLTQYSYNLNIAPNRMQLQNLSQRSNEAFKEYAQRWRELAAQVQPPLMDRELVDTFMSTLQGPYYEKMIGSISSNFADLVIIGERVEAGIKNGKIHKFTKDQTGGRRSFNANPRKKEEETNAITTSAPAQISYSAIVPPQPQQRNQSNGRNNFEKRVVQLDRVPVPYGQILPYLLQKGMIELKQLPPKLLTFKEEGPNVKTNPLPGHAGPSVNAVEDDGGIQLIDEVSKIRTPLAIVREKLIGYEEFEMMHSDCEECARKPENCKKMRMCLQQLMDQGLVQIGYSVVNPVIAALEDFTPIEIPFKRAPIPNKEVHQLVFRVPKSFPFESTQKVPWNYQPIVSMGQEQVTLENPSVDSIAGIGGMTRSGRIFSHDQSSKIIEKPLLDLAKGKHVEEMGKEQPHKVAPKGDAEEFLKIIRKSDYQVVDQLGQTPSKISMLSLLLSSEIHRNALMKVLGEAHIEKDVTVNQFDGIIANIASSRYLGFNDEELPAKGCDHNKALYISVKCLGNILSKVLIDNGSSLNVMPKRTFDKLNSEGAVMRPSTLVVKAFDGSERTVMGEIDLPVLVGPQLFTITFQVMDINPAYSCLLGRPWIHSAGVVTSTLHQKLKFMSNGKIIIVSSQEDIMVSHLSAFQYIEEDEQAVEIPFQALEVATVTMKRKKKAKLAFTSWQAMKEALNEASLEGWGKVPVVQEKKDRFGLGYRPSTKGSTSSNYKGGRSLQEMFRSAGFNNKEQVNMIGDNEEDAPNLMRSCANEEPLNNWKAEEISEVSFKMKTSSCRSIEIPVETYPASFPFDFEHPVNQAEGVDEDDCELPEGLARLLKQEEKAIQPHQEQVETINLGSESDVKEVKVGASLQEDVKKDLVSLLQEYVDVFAWSYQDMPGLDTDIVVHKLPLKPECAPVKQKMRRTRPDMALKIREEVKKQFDAGFLAVAKYPQWVANIVPVPKKDGKVRMCVDYRDLNRASPKDDFPLPYIDVLVDNTAQSSVFSFMDGFSGYNQIKMNPEDMEKTTFITPWGTFCYKVMPFGLKNAGATYQRAMVTLFHDMIHKEIEVYVDDMIAKSQGEEEHLVHLRKLFARLRKFRLRLNPNKCTFGVRSGKLLGFIVSQRGIEVDPDKVKAIQEMPAPKSEKEVRGFLGRLNYIARFISHLTSTCEPIFKLLRKDQAVEWNDDCQKAFDKIKEYLQEPPILIPPVPGRPLLMYMTVLEDSMGCVLGQQDETGKKEHAVYFLSKKFTDCESRYTALEKTCCALAWAARRLRQYMLTHTTHLISKMDPIKYIFEKPAVTGKIARWQILLSEYDIQYVAQKAIKGSVLSEYLAHQPLEEHQPVPSDFPDEDVMILEKVIGDEEGPEPGARWKLVFDGASNAMGHGVGAVLISPRGGYRPLAARLCFECTNNIAEYEACIMGLEAAIDLRIKILEVYGDSALVICQVKGEWEARHPKIIPYCTQVKKLAEYFDEITFHHIPREENQVADALATLSSMYKVRFHNEAPLIVLERKDEPAVCTVASKECDDKPWFHDIKRYLEKQEYPEGASISDRKTLRRLATQFFLDGEVLYKRNYDMVLLRCVDRQEADHLLAEIHAGTFGTHANGHAMARKILRAGYYWLTMEADCYRYVKTCHKCQIYADKVHVPPNPLNVLTAPWPFSMWGIDVIGMIEPKASNGHRFILVAIDYFTKWVEAASYANVTQQVVARFIKKEIICRYGIPNKIITDNGSNLNNKLVKELCDGFKIEHHNSSPYRPQMNGAVEAANKNIKRIIQKMVKTYKDWHEMLPYALHGYRTTIRTSTGATPFSLVYGMEAVLPVEVEIPSLRVLMETKLEEAEWAQTRFDQLNLIEEKRLTALCHGQLYQQRRKKAFDKKVRPHEFREGELVLKKILPIHKDSRGKWTPNYEGPYVVKKAFSGGALILTTMDGEEFPLPVNADAVKKYYA, from the exons ATGGATCAAGAAGGACAGGATCAAGCGGCCTTAAGAGAGGACGTTGACGCAATGAAAGTCAAGATGGACAAGATGCTCGAGCTTGTCCAAGCTTTGGTAAACAACCATCAGCCTGCTGCGACCGCTCCGAATGCGAACTGGCCTGAATACGGTCTTCCCGCTGGCTACACTCCACCCGAAGAAGATGGTGGCGTACCTCCCCCTCCAGAGCCTGTTGTCATCCCTGTTTCGAATGAAGTACCATCCGCTCAAGGAGCTCGCGCCAGCACCGAGCCGAATACCTCGGAGATTGTTCAGCCTACTCAGACCCCACCAACGCTTGAGGCTGATCAAGGAGATAAGTATAAGGCCTTAGAAGAAAGGTTGAAGGCTATTGAAGGTGTTAGTGCCTTCGGGTTTGATGCTTCAAACATGTGCTTAGTTCCAGATGTGGTGGTCCCACCAAAGTTCAAAGCCCCGGATTTTGATAAGTACAAGGGCACTGGCTGTCCAAAAATCCACATCAAGAGGTTCTATACCAAGATGGCTGCTCATGCTTCGAATGAGAAACTGCTCATTCACATCTTCCAAGACAGTTTAAGTGGAGCTTCACTTGATTGGTACATGCAATTGGAAAGGGCTCAGATCAAAACTTGGAAAGATCTTGTGGATGCTTTCCTTACTCAATACAGTTACAATCTGAATATTGCTCCCAACCGCATGCAACTACAAAACCTGTCTCAAAGGAGTAATGAAGCATTCAAGGAATATGCCCAGCGTTGGAGGGAGTTGGCCGCTCAAGTCCAACCTCCCTTGATGGATCGCGAATTGGTAGACACTTTCATGAGCACTCTGCAAGGACCCTACTATGAAAAAATGATAGGGAGTATTTCATCCAATTTCGCAGATTTGGTCATCATAGGAGAGCGTGTGGAAGCAGGAATTAAGAATGGAAAGATTCATAAGTTCACTAAGGATCAGACTGGTGGAAGGAGGTCCTTCAATGCGAATCCAAGgaagaaggaggaggaaacTAATGCCATCACCACAAGTGCACCAGCTCAAATATCATACTCGGCAATTGTTCCTCCACAACCACAACAAAGGAACCAATCTAATGGCCGAAACAACTTTGAAAAGAGGGTTGTGCAATTAGACCGTGTGCCTGTGCCATACGGTCAAATCCTCCCTTATCTGCTACAAAAAGGGATGATAGAGCTAAAGCAGCTTCCACCG AAGCTGTTAACCTTTAAGGAGGAGGGACCCAATGTGAAGACCAATCCGCTGCCTGGCCATGCTGGCCCATCTGTGAATGCTGTGGAAGATGATGGAGGAATTCAATTGATAGATGAAGTTTCTAAGATCCGAACTCCACTAGCAATAGTTAGAGAAAAGCTAATTGGTTATGAAGAATTCGAGATGATGCACTCTGACTGTGAAGAGTGTGCAAGGAAACCTGAGAATTGTAAGAAGATGAGGATGTGCTTACAACAGTTGATGGATCAAGGCTTGGTCCAGATTGGCTACTCAGTAGTAAACCCTGTCATTGCGGCATTAGAGGACTTCACGCCAATTGAGATCCCATTCAAAAGGGCCCCTATACCAAATAAAGAAGTCCACCAACTAGTCTTCAGGGTGCCTAAGTCTTTTCCATTCGAGAGCACTCAAAAAGTACCATGGAATTATCAACCTATTGTTTCCATGGGCCAAGAGCAAGTAACACTTGAAAATCCCTCCGTTGACAGCATTGCAGGGATAGGAGGGATGACAAGAAGTGGGAGGATCTTTTCTCATGATCAGTCAAGCAAGATTATTGAGAAGCCCCTATTGGATCTAGCTAAAGGGAAGCATGTAGAAGAGATGGGTAAAGAGCAGCCCCATAAGGTGGCACCTAAAGGGGATGCCGAAGAATTTTTAAAGATCATTCGCAAGAGTGATTATCAAGTGGTTGATCAGTTAGGGCAAACTCCATCTAAAATCTCTATGCTCTCATTATTGCTATCCTCAGAAATCCATAGGAATGCCTTAATGAAAGTGTTGGGAGAAGCCCATATTGAGAAAGACGTCACCGTGAATCAATTTGACGGGATAATAGCCAACATCGCTTCAAGCAGATATCTCGGGTTTAATGATGAAGAATTACCAGCCAAAGGTTGTGACCACAACAAGGCATTGTATATATCTGTCAAGTGTTTGGGCAACATCTTGTCCAAAGTATTGATAGATAATGGTTCGTCCCTGAATGTCATGCCCAAGAGGACCTTCGATAAGTTAAACAGCGAAGGGGCAGTAATGAGGCCTAGCACACTTGTTGTCAAAGCCTTCGATGGCTCTGAAAGGACGGTCATGGGAGAGATAGACCTTCCAGTTTTGGTTGGTCCCCAGCTCTTCACAATCACTTTCCAAGTCATGGATATTAATCCTGCTTATAGTTGCCTCCTTGGAAGACCATGGATTCATTCGGCTGGCGTTGTCACATCCACCCTACATCAAAAACTCAAGTTCATGTCCAACGGCAAGATCATCATAGTATCCAGTCAAGAGGATATTATGGTGAGTCATTTGTCCGCCTTTCAGTACATTGAGGAAGATGAGCAAGCAGTGGAAATTCCGTTTCAGGCTCTGGAGGTCGCAACTGTCACCATGAAGCGAAAGAAGAAAGCTAAACTTGCCTTCACTTCATGGCAAGCAATGAAGGAAGCATTGAACGAAGCAAGTCTAGAGGGTTGGGGGAAGGTGCCTGTGGTTCAAGAAAAGAAGGATCGCTTTGGGCTAGGATATCGACCATCAACAAAGGGATCGACCAGTTCTAACTACAAGGGTGGTCGTTCCCTCCAAGAAATGTTTCGCAGTGCGGGGTTCAACAACAAAGAGCAAGTGAACATGATTGGGGATAATGAGGAAGATGCACCTAACCTAATGCGCAGCTGTGCTAATGAAGAGCCCCTCAACAATTGGAAGGCCGAGGAGATTTCTGAAGTTTCTTTTAA aatgaaaacatcctCATGCAGATCCATAGAAATACCCGTTGAAACCTACCCCGCTAGTTTCCCTTTTGACTTCGAACATCCGGTAAACCAAGCCGAAGGAGTTGACGAGGATGATTGTGAACTTCCTGAAGGACTAGCTCGCCTGTTGAAACAAGAAGAAAAGGCCATTCAGCCGCATCAAGAGCAAGTTGAGACAATCAACTTGGGGAGCGAGTCAGATGTAAAAGAGGTCAAAGTAGGGGCATCATTGCAAGAAGATGTAAAGAAGGATCTGGTCAGTTTGTTGCAAGAATACGTCGATGTGTTTGCTTGGTCTTATCAAGATATGCCAGGATTGGATACCGACATAGTTGTGCACAAGCTCCCACTCAAGCCTGAATGTGCACCTGTAAAACAGAAGATGAGGAGAACAAGACCTGATATGGCTCTCAAGATCAGAGAAGAAGTGAAGAAGCAATTTGATGCAGGATTTCTAGCTGTGGCCAAGTACCCGCAATGGGTTGCCAACATTGTACCTGTCCCAAAGAAAGATGGCAAGGTACGAATGTGTGTGGATTACCGAGACTTGAACCGAGCAAGTCCAAAGGATGACTTCCCGTTGCCCTACATAGATGTGTTGGTGGATAATACCGCTCAGTCCTCAGTGTTTTCTTTCATGGATGGTTTCTCCGGATATAATCAGATCAAGATGAATCCTGAAGATATGGAAAAAACTACTTTCATTACTCCGTGGGGAACTTTCTGCTACAAAGTCATGCCTTTTGGTTTGAAGAATGCTGGAGCAACATATCAAAGAGCGATGGTGACCCTCTTTCATGATATGATTCACAAGGAGATAGAGGTGTACGTGGATGATATGATTGCTAAGTCTCAAGGAGAAGAAGAGCACCTGGTCCACCTGCGTAAGTTGTTCGCACGTTTAAGGAAGTTCAGATTGCGACTGAATCCTAACAAATGTACATTCGGGGTCAGATCAGGAAAACTGTTAGGGTTCATAGTCAGCCAAAGAGGAATTGAGGTAGACCCAGATAAGGTTAAGGCTATACAAGAAATGCCTGCGCCCAAATCTGAAAAGGAGGTGCGTGGTTTCTTGGGAAGACTGAATTACATCGCCCGCTTTATCTCGCATCTCACATCTACCTGTGAACCAATCTTCAAGTTATTAAGGAAGGATCAAGCTGTTGAATGGAATGACGACTGTCAAAAGGCATTTGATAAGATCAAGGAATATCTGCAAGAGCCGCCCATCCTGATTCCACCTGTGCCCGGTAGGCCACTCTTAATGTACATGACTGTGCTTGAAGATTCAATGGGTTGTGTGTTGGGTCAACAAGATGAAACCGGTAAAAAGGAGCATGCCGTCTATTTCCTAAGCAAGAAGTTCACAGATTGTGAATCAAGGTACACTGCCCTCGAGAAGACCTGTTGCGCGCTAGCATGGGCTGCCCGACGCCTAAGGCAGTACATGTTAACTCACACTACGCATTTGATTTCCAAGATGGATCCTATCAAGTACATCTTTGAAAAACCTGCCGTTACCGGAAAGATTGCGCGCTGGCAGATATTGCTGTCTGAGTACGATATCCAGTATGTCGCTCAAAAGGCAATCAAAGGAAGTGTGTTGTCGGAGTATCTTGCTCACCAACCTCTAGAAGAGCATCAGCCGGTTCCATCCGATTTTCCTGATGAAGATGTTATGATCTTAGAGAAAGTTATAGGAGATGAAGAAGGGCCCGAACCAGGCGCTCGTTGGAAACTAGTCTTCGATGGAGCTTCCAATGCCATGGGGCACGGAGTCGGGGCAGTTTTGATATCACCAAGAGGTGGATATAGACCTCTTGCAGCCAGATTGTGTTTTGAGTGTACAAACAACATAGCAGAATATGAAGCCTGCATCATGGGTCTCGAGGCAGCCATCGATCTAAGGATCAAAATCTTAGAAGTATATGGAGACTCAGCGTTAGTAATCTGTCAAGTAAAAGGAGAATGGGAAGCACGGCACCCAAAGATAATCCCATATTGCACTCAAGTCAAGAAGCTAGCAGAGTACTTTGATGAGATCACTTTCCATCACATTCCAAGGGAAGAGAATCAGGTGGCCGACGCTTTAGCTACATTATCTTCAATGTACAAAGTAAGGTTCCACAACGAAGCGCCTCTCATAGTATTGGAACGTAAGGATGAACCAGCTGTGTGCACAGTGGCTTCAAAGGAATGTGATGACAAACCATGGTTCCATGATATCAAACGATATTTGGAAAAACAAGAGTATCCCGAAGGTGCGTCAATCAGTGACAGAAAAACATTAAGAAGGTTGGCCACACAGTTCTTCTTAGATGGGGAAGTACTCTACAAAAGAAACTATGACATGGTGTTGCTTAGATGTGTAGACCGACAAGAAGCGGATCATCTTCTGGCAGAAATCCATGCAGGAACTTTCGGGACTCACGCCAATGGGCATGCAATGGCGAGGAAGATCTTGAGGGCAGGGTATTATTGGCTGACCATGGAAGCAGACTGCTACCGTTATGtcaaaacatgtcataagtGCCAAATATATGCCGACAAGGTGCATGTGCCACCAAACCCGTTGAATGTATTAACGGCACCTTGGCCGTTCTCTATGTGGGGCATTGATGTAATTGGAATGATTGAGCCGAAAGCTTCTAACGGACACAGGTTCATCTTGGTCGCTATTGATTACTTCACCAAATGGGTTGAAGCTGCTTCATATGCGAATGTGACACAACAAGTAGTAGCCCGATTCAtcaagaaagaaataatttgtCGTTACGGGATTCCTAACAAAATTATCACAGATAATGGGTCAAACCTAAACAACAAGTTAGTGAAAGAATTATGCGATGGTTTCAAGATTGAACACCATAACTCTTCGCCATACCGACCACAGATGAACGGCGCCGTGGAAGCAGCCAACAAGAATATCAAGAGGATTATTCAGAAGATGGTCAAGACGTATAAAGATTGGCATGAGATGCTCCCGTATGCATTGCATGGATATAGGACGACTATCCGTACCTCAACCGGGGCAACCCCTTTTTCTCTGGTATATGGCATGGAGGCAGTACTTCCCGTAGAGGTGGAAATCCCTTCATTGAGAGTGTTGATGGAGACCAAACTAGAAGAGGCGGAGTGGGCCCAAACAAGGTTTGACCAGTTGAACCTCATAGAGGAAAAGCGCTTAACGGCACTCTGCCATGGTCAGCTGTATCAACAACGACGCAAGAAGGCCTTTGACAAGAAAGTGCGCCCCCATGAGTTTCGAGAAGGCGAGCTAGTATTGAAGAAGATCTTGCCCATCCACAAAGATTCCCGAGGCAAATGGACCCCTAACTATGAGGGACCATACGTGGTGAAGAAAGCATTTTCAGGAGGAGCCTTAATCCTCACCACTATGGATGGAGAAGAATTTCCACTCCCAGTGAATGCTGACGCGGTCAAGAAGTATtatgcctaa